The nucleotide window GCAGGGCTGGCGTGAGGGCAGCGGCCTGAAGGAGGGGCCGCTGCTGGTAGCCATATCCCGCAACGGCCGCCTGGGCGGCAAGCGCCTGACCGGCCATGGCATCAACCACATCATCCAGAAGCGGGCCCAGCGCCTGGGCCTGGCAGGGGTCAGCGCCCACAGCCTCAGGCGCGCCTTCGCCACCCTGGCGGTCCAGGCCGGTGTGGGCCTGACCGAGGTGGCGGCGGTGGGACGCTGGCGCAGCCTGGAGTCCCTCAAGGAATATGTGGACGCCCAGCCGAGGGAGGCCATCGCCAGGGCGCTGGCGGCGGACTAGCCCTTTTCTTTTTTAGCCTGGGCGGGGATCATAGGGCCACGTCCTTCCACAGTAAGCAGCCGTGAAGCTCCGTCCCTACCAGCAACAGGCCGTGCGGGCCGTGATCCAGTATTTCAAAAAGGAAAAGGCCCCGGCGGTGCTGGTGCTGCCCACCGGGGCAGGCAAGTCCGTGGTCATCGCCGAGCTGGCCCGGCTGGCCCGGGGCAGGGTGCTGGTATTGACCCATGTGGCGGAGCTGGTGGAGCAGAATGCCCATAAGTACCGGCATTGGCGGGACGACGGCAGCATCTTCTCCGCCGGGCTCAAACAAAAGGACCTGCAGGGCAAGGTGGTGTTCGCCTCCATCCAGTCGGTGGCGCCCAACCTGGATCGGTTCGGCGACGATTTTTCCCTGGTGATGATCGACGAATGCCACCGTATCGGCGCGGCGGAGGAGTCCCAGTATCGGCAGGTGCTGAAGGCCCTGCCCGGTGCCTTGGTGCTGGGCCTGACCGCCACCCCTTACCGGCTCGACCAGGGCTGGCTCTATAACTTCCATGCCAGGGGCATGGTCAGGACCACGGCCGAGCGCCTGTTCAAGCATTGCGTCTTTGAGCTGCCGCTGCGCCAGCTTATCGACGAGGGCTACCTGACCCCGGTCAGGGTGCTGCCGGCCCCGGCCATTCGCTACGACTTTTCGCTGCTGCCCCCAGGCGCCGGCGAGGCGGCCCTGGACAGGGCCCTGGCCGGCCAGGGCAAGCTGACCCCGGCCATAGTCCAGCACCTGCAGGCGGTGGCCGAAAGTCGACAGGGGGTGATGATCTTCGCCGCCAGTCGCCGCCACGGCCGGGAGGTAGCCGCCCTGCTGCCGCCCGAACAGACCGGACTGGTGCTGGGCGACACCGCCGGCGCCGAGCGGGCCGCCATCATCGATCGCTTCAAGGCCAGGGAGCTCAAGTACCTGGTCAACGTGTCGGTGCTGACCACCGGCTTCGATGCCTCCCATGTGGATCTCATCGCCATCCTCAGGCCCACCGAGTCCGTGTCGCTTTTCCAGCAGATCGTCGGTCGCGGCCTTAGGCTCAGTGACGGCAAGGAGGAGTGCCTGGTGCTGGATTATGCCGGCAACGGCTTCGATCTCTTCGCGCCCGAAGTGGGGGAGCCCAGGCCGCCCGGCACCGTGCCGGTGGTGGTGCCCTGTCCGCTGTGTGGCCACCAGAACCCGTTCTGGGGCAGGGTGGACGGCGACGGCGACATCATCGAGCACTTCGGCCGTCGCTGCCAGGGCATGACGGGACCGCAAAGCCAGTGCGACTACCGTTACCGCAGCCGGATCTGTGGCGACTGCGGCGCCGAGGCCGACATCGCCGCCCGCCAGTGCCCTCAATGCCAGGCCACTCTGGTGGATGTGGACAAGAAGCTGCGCGAGGCCATGAAGGGGGCCAAGCTGCACCTGTTCAAGGTAGCGGCCATGACGCTGGCAGACGGCGGCGATGCCCTGGAGGTGAGCTACTTCGATGAGGCGGCCCAATGCCAGAAGGAGAAGCTGCCCTATGGCGGCACCCGTTTGAAGCGCTTTTTGGCCGAACTCAACAGGGCACCCGGGGCCAGGTTCCTGCCCGCCGACAACACCCTGGTGCAACATGAGGGGCTGCTCCGCCGGCCGGACTTTCTGATCCTCAAGCGGCACAAGCGCGGCTTCTGGCAGGTCGGCGAGCGGATCTGCGACTACGAGGGCCGCTTCCAGAAGGC belongs to Gallaecimonas sp. GXIMD4217 and includes:
- a CDS encoding DEAD/DEAH box helicase → MKLRPYQQQAVRAVIQYFKKEKAPAVLVLPTGAGKSVVIAELARLARGRVLVLTHVAELVEQNAHKYRHWRDDGSIFSAGLKQKDLQGKVVFASIQSVAPNLDRFGDDFSLVMIDECHRIGAAEESQYRQVLKALPGALVLGLTATPYRLDQGWLYNFHARGMVRTTAERLFKHCVFELPLRQLIDEGYLTPVRVLPAPAIRYDFSLLPPGAGEAALDRALAGQGKLTPAIVQHLQAVAESRQGVMIFAASRRHGREVAALLPPEQTGLVLGDTAGAERAAIIDRFKARELKYLVNVSVLTTGFDASHVDLIAILRPTESVSLFQQIVGRGLRLSDGKEECLVLDYAGNGFDLFAPEVGEPRPPGTVPVVVPCPLCGHQNPFWGRVDGDGDIIEHFGRRCQGMTGPQSQCDYRYRSRICGDCGAEADIAARQCPQCQATLVDVDKKLREAMKGAKLHLFKVAAMTLADGGDALEVSYFDEAAQCQKEKLPYGGTRLKRFLAELNRAPGARFLPADNTLVQHEGLLRRPDFLILKRHKRGFWQVGERICDYEGRFQKAEHAGLA